The following coding sequences lie in one Rutidosis leptorrhynchoides isolate AG116_Rl617_1_P2 chromosome 4, CSIRO_AGI_Rlap_v1, whole genome shotgun sequence genomic window:
- the LOC139844797 gene encoding uncharacterized protein — translation MNMDESIQVSSIIDKLPPSWKEFKHSLKHKKEELTLVELGSHLRIEESLRLQDNDKPKSNEVAGTSVVNMVEHKKFTSNNDKKGKRKHQGYNKANPNKKSKLTCWKCGKTGHMKKDCKVIFGNNNVKGSSTSGSGNGLNNHNSKG, via the exons atgaacatggatgagtctattcaagtctcaagcataattgataaactacctccatcttggaaagaatttaaacattctttgaaacataagaaggaggagttaactcttgttgagttgggtagtcatctgcgtattgaggaatccctcaggttgcaggataatgacaagccaaagagcaacgaagttgctggtacgtctgttgtcaatatggtggaacataaaaagttcactagtaataatgacaaaaagggcaaacgtaaacatcaaggttataacaaggctaatccgaacaagaagtctaaattgacttgttggaagtgtggtaaaactggacacatgaaaaaggattgcaaggttatttttggtaataataatgtcaaaggatctagcacaagcggttcgggaaatggtttaaacaaccacaactcgaaag gatga
- the LOC139844798 gene encoding cell division protein FtsY homolog, chloroplastic-like — protein sequence MASSPLSRKFITTSRDSISTPTVINRLSPPIFLSVHSPTTAVLHSSKFKCSAAGSETGFFTKLGRLIKEKAKKDVEKIFSGGFSKTRDNLAVIDELLLYWNLSDTDRVLDELEEALLVSDFGPKITIKIVESLRDDIYAGKLKSGTEIKDALKKSVLDILTKKGAKTELRLGFRKPAVIMIVGVNGGGKTTSLGKLAHRLKSEGATILLAAGDTFRAAASDQLEIWAERTGCEIVSAEKEKAKASSVLSQAVKKGKEQGYDIVLCDTSGRLHTNYSLMEELILCKKAIAKIVPGAPNEILLVLDGTTGLNMLPQAREFNEVVGITGFILTKLDGSARGGCVVSVVDELGIPVKFVGVGEGVEDLQPFEAEAFVNAIFS from the exons ATGGCTTCTTCTCCACTTTCACGTAAATTCATCACCACATCACGAGATTCCATTTCTACTCCGACCGTTATTAACCGCCTCTCACCGCCGATCTTCCTCAGCGTCCACTCTCCAACCACCGCTGTACTTCACTCCTCTAAATTCAAATGCTCCGCCGCAGGTTCCGAAACCGGATTCTTCACAAAATTAGGTCGGTTAATTAAAGAAAAAGCGAAAAAAGATGTTGAGAAAATATTCTCCGGTGGATTCTCGAAAACCAGAGATAATTTAGCGGTTATTGATGAATTGCTTCTGTACTGGAACTTATCTGATACTGATCGTGTTCTCGATGAATTAGAAGAG GCATTATTGGTTTCGGATTTTGGTCCAAAGATCACTATAAAAATTGTGGAAAGCTTGCGGGATGATATATACGCCGGAAAGCTTAAATCAGGGACTGAAATAAAG GATGCTCTGAAGAAAAGTGTGTTGGATATCTTGACGAAAAAAGGTGCTAAAACAGAGCTTAGACTTGGATTCAG GAAACCTGCAGTAATCATGATCGTTGGTGTCAATGGAGGTGGAAAAACTACATCTCTTG GGAAATTAGCTCATCGGCTGAAGAGTGAAGGCGCGACA ATTCTATTGGCGGCTGGTGATACATTTAGGGCAGCTGCGAGTGACCAGCTTGAAATTTGGGCCGAAAGGACCGGTTGTGAGATTGTTTCAGCTGAAAAAGAGAAGGCAAAAGCATCATCAG TTTTATCACAGGCTGTTAAGAAAGGGAAAGAACAAGGTTACGATATCGTGTTATGTGACACTTCTGGAC GTCTACACACTAATTATAGCTTGATGGAAGAATTGATTTTGTGCAAAAAGGCAATTGCTAAAATTGTTCCTGGTGCTCCTAAT GAAATTTTACTCGTATTGGATGGTACTACGGGTTTGAATATGCTCCCACAAGCTAGGGAATTCAATGAG GTTGTAGGAATAACTGGTTTCATTTTGACTAAACTGGATGGCTCTGCAAGAGGTGGCTGCGTG GTTAGTGTAGTTGATGAATTAGGAATCCCAGTTAAGTTTGTCGGTGTTGGGGAAGGGGTGGAAGATCTTCAGCCGTTTGAGGCAGAAGCTTTTGTTAATGCAATCTTCTCATAA